In Nocardia asteroides, a single genomic region encodes these proteins:
- a CDS encoding linear amide C-N hydrolase, whose product MCTRALWTAGEQGVLVGRNMDWPEEMDTNLWSLPRGAVRTGHGSDPNPLRWKATYGSVVTTVWDGASTDGINERGLAAHVLWLAESDFGERAPELPALAVSLWPQLFLDRCATVAECVRLLDEEPMQVIPLVEPRSGRLGTVHLALDDASGDSLVIEHLDGKPRLHHDRAYTVMTNSPPFDQQLELRNRYAGFGGTQPLPGTTEAADRFVRAEYYLDRLPPASTPGRGYAALLSVMRNAAQPFGTPDPQRPYIAPTIWRTLADLGRGVYAYESSFSPDIIWTRLTELDFDECRKLTVEPGLVGDVTDRYRPAAEPQWVLA is encoded by the coding sequence ATGTGCACACGGGCGTTGTGGACGGCTGGCGAGCAGGGCGTACTGGTCGGGCGGAATATGGACTGGCCCGAGGAGATGGACACCAACCTCTGGTCGCTGCCGCGGGGGGCCGTGCGGACCGGCCATGGCAGCGACCCGAATCCGCTGCGCTGGAAGGCAACCTACGGGAGCGTGGTGACCACCGTCTGGGATGGCGCGAGCACCGACGGCATCAACGAGCGTGGGCTCGCGGCGCATGTGCTCTGGCTGGCCGAGTCCGACTTCGGGGAGCGTGCTCCGGAGTTGCCGGCGCTCGCCGTCTCGCTCTGGCCGCAGCTCTTCCTCGACCGCTGCGCCACGGTCGCCGAATGCGTGCGGCTGCTGGACGAGGAGCCGATGCAGGTGATTCCGCTGGTCGAGCCGCGCTCGGGGCGGCTCGGCACCGTGCACCTCGCGCTGGACGACGCGAGCGGTGATTCGCTCGTCATCGAGCACCTGGACGGCAAGCCCCGGCTGCACCACGATCGCGCCTACACCGTGATGACCAACTCGCCGCCCTTCGATCAGCAGCTCGAGCTGCGCAACCGCTACGCCGGGTTCGGTGGCACCCAGCCGCTGCCGGGCACCACCGAGGCGGCCGACCGCTTCGTCCGGGCCGAGTACTACCTGGACCGGCTGCCCCCCGCCAGCACCCCCGGCCGCGGCTACGCCGCGCTGCTCAGCGTCATGCGCAATGCCGCGCAGCCGTTCGGCACGCCGGACCCGCAGCGCCCGTACATCGCGCCGACGATCTGGCGCACCCTCGCCGACCTCGGCCGCGGGGTGTACGCCTACGAGTCCTCGTTCAGCCCGGACATCATCTGGACCCGGCTCACGGAGCTCGATTTCGACGAGTGCCGGAAGCTGACCGTCGAACCGGGGCTGGTCGGTGACGTCACCGACCGGTATCGACCCGCCGCCGAGCCGCAGTGGGTACTGGCCTGA
- a CDS encoding TetR/AcrR family transcriptional regulator, giving the protein MVTPHEPKQDRSRATRQRLLEATIDCLAEFGWAAATVAVVAERAGVSRGAAQHHFPTREDLITAALEYMFDVRNGQATEEAASLAATSGVARTEAVVSGLVESYTSPLFKAALQVWTHAAADPALSQRIVPLEAKFGRVSHRRAVEALGVDDSDPVAHHLVQATLDLARGLGLADVLTDDSVRRKLIVQQWAATLHTALHG; this is encoded by the coding sequence ATGGTGACTCCGCACGAACCCAAGCAGGACCGCAGCCGCGCCACCCGGCAGCGGCTGCTCGAGGCGACCATCGACTGCCTGGCCGAATTCGGCTGGGCCGCGGCGACGGTCGCGGTGGTCGCGGAGCGCGCCGGGGTCTCCCGCGGGGCCGCCCAGCACCACTTCCCGACCCGCGAGGACCTGATCACCGCCGCGCTCGAGTACATGTTCGACGTGCGCAACGGCCAGGCGACGGAGGAGGCGGCGTCGCTCGCCGCCACCTCCGGCGTCGCGCGCACCGAGGCGGTGGTCTCCGGGCTGGTCGAGTCCTACACCAGCCCGCTCTTCAAAGCGGCGCTGCAGGTCTGGACGCACGCCGCCGCCGACCCGGCGCTCAGCCAGCGCATCGTCCCGCTGGAGGCCAAGTTCGGCCGGGTGTCGCACCGGCGCGCGGTCGAGGCGCTCGGCGTCGACGACTCCGACCCGGTGGCGCACCACCTGGTCCAGGCCACCCTGGATCTGGCCCGCGGGCTCGGGCTCGCCGACGTGCTCACCGACGATTCGGTGCGGCGGAAGCTGATCGTGCAGCAGTGGGCCGCCACCCTGCATACCGCGCTGCACGGCTGA
- a CDS encoding enoyl-CoA hydratase family protein yields the protein MAEPLVRYEVAAGFATLTLDSPHNRNALSSRLVAELLAGLDAAAADDAVRGIVLAHTGNTFCAGADLSEASDADPAIAADQRTRSMIGVLRRLVEIPKPVLARIDGNVRAGGMGIVAGCDLAVAGPGSSFALTEVRIGLAPFMISLTLLPRLDQRAASRYYLTGEKFGPEVAAAIGLVTVAAEDPGAEIARLRAELRKGAPQGLAEAKRLVNADILAGFDRTAEELAERSASFFGTAEVREGMTAFLQRRPPSWAE from the coding sequence ATGGCCGAGCCGCTGGTGCGCTACGAGGTGGCCGCGGGTTTCGCCACGCTCACCCTCGACTCGCCGCACAACCGGAACGCGCTCTCCAGCAGGCTCGTCGCCGAGCTGCTCGCCGGGCTGGACGCCGCCGCCGCCGACGACGCCGTGCGCGGCATCGTGCTCGCGCACACCGGCAACACCTTCTGCGCCGGTGCGGATCTCAGCGAGGCGAGCGACGCCGATCCGGCTATCGCGGCGGATCAGCGCACCCGGAGCATGATCGGGGTGCTGCGCAGGCTGGTCGAGATCCCCAAGCCGGTGCTGGCCAGGATCGACGGCAATGTCCGGGCAGGCGGCATGGGCATCGTGGCAGGCTGCGACCTCGCGGTGGCTGGCCCGGGCAGCAGCTTCGCGCTCACCGAGGTGCGAATCGGGCTCGCGCCGTTCATGATCTCGCTGACCCTGCTACCCAGGCTGGACCAGCGCGCCGCGAGCCGGTACTACCTGACCGGCGAGAAATTCGGTCCGGAGGTCGCGGCGGCGATCGGATTGGTGACCGTTGCCGCCGAGGATCCCGGCGCCGAGATCGCCCGCTTGCGCGCCGAGCTGCGCAAGGGCGCACCGCAGGGCCTGGCCGAGGCGAAACGACTGGTCAACGCCGATATCCTGGCCGGTTTCGACCGCACCGCGGAGGAGCTCGCGGAGCGCTCGGCGAGCTTCTTCGGCACCGCCGAGGTGCGCGAGGGGATGACGGCCTTCCTGCAGCGCCGCCCGCCCTCCTGGGCAGAATGA
- a CDS encoding acyl-CoA dehydrogenase family protein — protein MSFIETDEQKSLRKAVAALASKYPYLDYVLPKARNHEPLRELWDEAGKLGFLGVNLPEEYGGGGAGMYELALVMEELAAQGAGLLLMVVSPAICGTIITRYGTEEQKREWLTKLADGSATMVFGITEPDAGSNSHQITTTARRDGGDWILNGRKVYISGVDQAEAVLIVARTEDHKTGKLKPALFIVPTDAPGFEKTAQEMDIIEPDTQFTLFLDDVRLPATALVGSEDAALMQLFAGLNPERIMGAAMAVGMGRYALDRAVAYARERTVWKTPIGAHQGIAHPLAQAKVEVELAKLMMQKAAVLYDTGDEMGAAEAANMAKYAAGEASIKALDQAVQTHGGAGLTKEVGLAAMLAAARIARIAPVSREMVLNFVAQHSLGLPKSY, from the coding sequence ATGAGTTTCATCGAGACCGACGAGCAGAAGTCGCTGCGCAAGGCCGTCGCCGCGCTCGCGAGCAAGTACCCGTACCTGGACTACGTCCTGCCGAAGGCGCGCAACCACGAACCGCTGCGCGAACTCTGGGACGAGGCGGGCAAGCTCGGCTTCCTCGGCGTGAACCTGCCGGAGGAGTACGGCGGCGGCGGCGCGGGCATGTACGAGCTGGCGCTGGTGATGGAGGAGCTCGCCGCGCAGGGCGCCGGGCTGCTGCTCATGGTGGTCTCGCCCGCCATCTGCGGCACCATCATCACCCGGTACGGCACCGAGGAGCAGAAGCGGGAGTGGCTGACCAAGCTCGCCGACGGCTCGGCGACGATGGTCTTCGGCATCACCGAGCCGGACGCGGGCTCCAACTCGCACCAGATCACCACCACCGCCCGCAGGGACGGCGGCGACTGGATCCTGAACGGCCGCAAGGTCTACATCTCCGGCGTCGACCAGGCCGAGGCGGTGCTGATCGTCGCCCGCACCGAGGATCACAAGACCGGCAAGCTCAAGCCCGCGCTCTTCATCGTGCCCACCGACGCCCCCGGCTTCGAGAAGACGGCGCAGGAGATGGACATCATCGAGCCGGACACCCAGTTCACGCTCTTCCTCGACGACGTCCGGCTGCCCGCGACCGCGCTGGTCGGCAGCGAGGACGCCGCGCTCATGCAGCTCTTCGCCGGGCTCAACCCGGAGCGCATCATGGGCGCGGCCATGGCCGTCGGCATGGGCCGCTACGCGCTGGACCGGGCCGTCGCGTACGCCCGCGAGCGCACCGTGTGGAAGACCCCGATCGGCGCGCACCAGGGCATCGCGCACCCGCTGGCGCAGGCCAAGGTCGAGGTCGAGCTGGCCAAGCTGATGATGCAGAAGGCCGCCGTGCTCTACGACACCGGCGACGAGATGGGCGCCGCCGAGGCCGCCAACATGGCCAAGTACGCCGCGGGCGAGGCCAGCATCAAGGCGCTGGACCAGGCGGTGCAGACGCACGGCGGGGCCGGCCTCACCAAGGAGGTCGGGCTCGCCGCCATGCTGGCCGCGGCCAGGATCGCGCGGATCGCGCCGGTGAGCCGGGAGATGGTGCTCAACTTCGTCGCCCAGCACTCGCTTGGCCTGCCGAAGTCGTACTGA
- a CDS encoding acetyl/propionyl/methylcrotonyl-CoA carboxylase subunit alpha — protein MSVSSVLVANRGEIARRVFATCRRMGLGTVAVYSDADAAAPHVAEADAAVRLPGSTPGETYLRGDLIIEAALAAGADAVHPGYGFLSENAEFARAVEQAGLTWIGPPVESIEQMGSKVAAKKMMDAAGVPVLAELDPAQVTADMLPVLIKASAGGGGRGMRVVRELAELEPQLAGARREAQSAFGDPTVFCERYLETGRHIEVQVLADTHGTVWAVGERECSIQRRHQKVIEEAPSPLVERVDGMRARLFAAAVLAAEAIGYTGAGTVEFLADERGDFFFLEMNTRLQVEHPVTECTTGLDLVRWQLEIADGAALPARPPAQVGHSIEVRLYAEDPAQDWQPQSGTVHRIAIPGVLAEFDLPARSGIRLDTGVVDGSVVGVHYDPMLAKVISVGETRAEAARLLANALQRAQLHGLVTNRDLLVRVLRHPAFLAGDTDTAFFATHGLAALAAPLTDADGTELSAVAAALADAAANRAAARVVPGLPSGWRNLPSQSTVKRFEGRDGAVHEIGYLVTRGVIAVDGHDGLEVLEAAPDRVVLAVPGERGPVRRQFAIARYGDLVAVDSPLGPVALRKLPRFTDPADLVATGSLLAPMPGTVIRLGAEVGAAVTAGTPILWLEAMKMEHTIAAPADGVLSAVHVGVGDQVDVGTVLAVVDPAEHEENA, from the coding sequence ATGAGTGTCAGCAGCGTCCTGGTAGCGAATCGGGGCGAGATCGCGCGGCGGGTCTTCGCGACCTGCCGGAGGATGGGGCTCGGCACCGTCGCGGTGTACTCCGACGCGGACGCGGCCGCACCGCACGTGGCGGAGGCCGATGCCGCCGTGCGACTTCCGGGAAGCACCCCCGGTGAGACGTACCTGCGCGGCGACCTCATCATCGAGGCCGCGCTCGCCGCGGGCGCCGACGCGGTACACCCCGGCTACGGATTCCTCTCGGAGAACGCCGAATTCGCCCGCGCGGTCGAGCAGGCGGGCCTCACCTGGATCGGCCCGCCGGTCGAGTCGATCGAGCAGATGGGCTCCAAGGTCGCGGCCAAGAAGATGATGGACGCCGCCGGGGTCCCCGTGCTGGCCGAGCTGGACCCAGCGCAGGTCACCGCCGACATGCTGCCGGTGCTGATCAAGGCGTCGGCGGGCGGCGGCGGCCGCGGCATGCGCGTCGTCCGCGAGCTCGCCGAGCTGGAGCCGCAGCTGGCGGGCGCCCGCCGCGAGGCGCAGTCCGCCTTCGGCGACCCCACCGTCTTCTGCGAGCGCTACCTGGAGACCGGCAGGCACATCGAGGTGCAGGTGCTGGCCGACACGCACGGCACCGTGTGGGCGGTCGGCGAGCGCGAGTGCTCGATCCAGCGCAGGCACCAGAAGGTGATCGAGGAGGCACCGTCGCCGCTGGTCGAGCGGGTGGACGGGATGCGCGCGCGGCTCTTCGCGGCGGCCGTGCTCGCTGCCGAGGCGATCGGCTACACCGGCGCGGGCACCGTCGAGTTCCTCGCCGACGAGCGCGGCGACTTCTTCTTCCTGGAGATGAACACCCGGCTGCAGGTGGAGCACCCGGTCACCGAGTGCACCACCGGGCTGGACCTGGTCCGGTGGCAGCTGGAGATCGCCGACGGCGCCGCGCTGCCCGCGCGGCCGCCCGCCCAGGTCGGCCACTCGATCGAGGTCCGGCTCTACGCCGAGGACCCGGCGCAGGACTGGCAGCCGCAGAGCGGCACCGTGCACCGGATCGCGATCCCCGGCGTGCTCGCCGAGTTCGACCTGCCCGCCCGCTCCGGAATCCGGCTGGACACCGGCGTGGTCGACGGCTCGGTGGTCGGCGTGCACTACGACCCCATGCTGGCCAAGGTCATCTCGGTCGGCGAGACCCGCGCCGAGGCGGCCCGGCTGCTCGCGAACGCCCTGCAGCGCGCGCAGCTGCACGGCCTGGTGACCAACCGCGACCTGCTGGTCCGGGTGCTGCGGCACCCCGCCTTCCTGGCAGGCGACACCGACACCGCCTTCTTCGCCACGCACGGCCTCGCCGCGCTCGCGGCCCCGCTCACCGACGCCGACGGCACCGAGCTCTCCGCCGTCGCCGCCGCGCTCGCCGACGCCGCCGCCAATCGCGCGGCGGCGCGGGTGGTGCCCGGGCTGCCGAGCGGCTGGCGCAACCTGCCCTCGCAGTCGACGGTCAAGCGGTTCGAGGGCAGGGACGGCGCCGTGCACGAGATCGGCTACCTGGTCACCCGCGGGGTGATCGCGGTGGACGGCCACGACGGGCTGGAGGTGCTGGAAGCCGCCCCGGACCGGGTGGTGCTCGCGGTGCCCGGCGAACGCGGCCCGGTGCGCAGGCAGTTCGCCATCGCGAGATACGGCGACCTGGTCGCGGTGGACTCCCCGCTCGGCCCGGTGGCACTGCGCAAACTGCCGCGCTTCACCGACCCCGCCGACCTGGTCGCCACCGGCTCACTGCTCGCCCCCATGCCGGGCACCGTGATCCGGCTCGGCGCCGAGGTGGGTGCCGCCGTCACCGCGGGCACCCCGATTCTCTGGCTGGAGGCCATGAAGATGGAGCACACCATCGCGGCCCCGGCCGACGGCGTGCTCAGCGCCGTGCACGTCGGCGTCGGCGATCAGGTCGACGTCGGCACCGTCCTCGCGGTGGTCGACCCCGCGGAACACGAGGAGAACGCATGA
- a CDS encoding acyl-CoA carboxylase subunit beta — protein MTVLRSTVDTAAPEYEAAAAAMSEKLLEVGAEFAKAVAGGGPDKLARHRRRGKLTARERIELLIDEDSPFLELCALAGWGSEFHVGGSTVCGIGVVEGVECMIVAPDPTVRGGTSNPWTLRKTLRVNDIVRENRLPVISLVESGGADLPTQKEVFVPGGRMFRDLTRASAAGIPTIALVFGNSTAGGAYIPGMSDHVVMIKERSKVFLGGPPLVKMATGEESDDESLGGADMHARVSGLADYYAVDEQDAIRIGRAIVRRLNWRKRGPAPRAAVLEPLFDAEELLGIVPPDLKIPFDPREVIARIVDGSEFDEFKPLYGSSLVTGWAELHGYPVGILANARGVLFSEESQKATQFIQLANRSNTPLLFLHNTTGYMVGKEYEQKGIIKHGSMMINAVSNSTVPHISLLMGASYGAGHYGMCGRAYDPRFVFAWPSAKSAVMGGAQLAGVISIVGRAAAEARGQGFDEEADAGMRAMIEAQIEAESLAMFMSGRLYDDGVIDPRDTRTVLGMALSAVHTAPIEGAAGFGVFRM, from the coding sequence ATGACCGTGCTGCGCAGCACCGTCGACACCGCCGCGCCGGAGTACGAGGCGGCCGCCGCGGCCATGAGCGAGAAGCTGCTCGAGGTCGGCGCGGAGTTCGCCAAGGCCGTCGCGGGCGGCGGGCCGGACAAGCTGGCCAGGCACCGCAGGCGCGGCAAGCTGACCGCCCGCGAGCGCATCGAGCTGCTCATCGACGAGGACTCGCCGTTCCTCGAGCTCTGCGCGCTGGCGGGCTGGGGCAGCGAGTTCCACGTGGGCGGCAGCACCGTCTGCGGGATCGGCGTGGTCGAGGGCGTCGAGTGCATGATCGTCGCCCCGGACCCGACCGTGCGCGGCGGCACCTCCAACCCCTGGACGCTGCGGAAGACGCTGCGCGTCAACGACATCGTGCGGGAGAACCGGCTGCCGGTGATCTCGCTGGTCGAGTCCGGCGGCGCGGACCTGCCGACGCAGAAGGAGGTCTTCGTCCCCGGCGGGCGCATGTTCCGCGACCTCACCCGCGCCTCCGCGGCAGGCATCCCCACCATCGCGCTGGTCTTCGGCAACTCGACGGCGGGCGGGGCGTACATCCCCGGCATGTCCGACCACGTGGTCATGATCAAGGAGCGCTCCAAGGTCTTCCTCGGCGGCCCGCCGCTGGTCAAGATGGCGACCGGCGAGGAGTCCGACGACGAATCGCTCGGCGGCGCGGATATGCACGCCAGGGTCTCCGGGCTCGCCGACTACTACGCGGTGGACGAGCAGGACGCCATCCGGATCGGCCGCGCCATCGTCCGGCGGCTGAACTGGCGCAAGCGGGGGCCCGCGCCGCGCGCCGCGGTGCTCGAACCGCTCTTCGACGCCGAAGAACTGCTCGGCATCGTCCCGCCCGACCTCAAGATCCCGTTCGACCCGCGCGAGGTGATCGCCCGGATCGTGGACGGCTCCGAATTCGACGAGTTCAAGCCGCTCTACGGCTCCAGCCTGGTCACCGGCTGGGCCGAGCTGCACGGCTACCCGGTCGGCATCCTGGCGAACGCGCGTGGCGTGCTCTTCTCCGAGGAGTCGCAGAAGGCGACCCAGTTCATCCAGCTGGCCAATCGGAGCAACACGCCGCTGCTGTTCCTGCACAACACCACCGGCTACATGGTCGGCAAGGAGTACGAGCAGAAGGGCATCATCAAGCACGGCTCGATGATGATCAACGCCGTCTCCAACTCGACGGTGCCGCACATCTCGCTGCTCATGGGCGCCTCCTACGGGGCCGGGCACTACGGCATGTGCGGGCGCGCCTACGACCCGCGCTTCGTCTTCGCCTGGCCGAGTGCGAAATCCGCGGTCATGGGCGGGGCGCAGCTGGCCGGGGTCATCTCCATCGTGGGCAGGGCCGCCGCCGAGGCGCGCGGGCAGGGCTTCGACGAGGAGGCCGATGCCGGGATGCGGGCCATGATCGAGGCGCAGATCGAGGCGGAGTCGCTGGCCATGTTCATGTCCGGGCGGCTCTACGACGACGGCGTGATCGACCCGCGCGATACCCGCACCGTGCTCGGCATGGCGCTCTCCGCCGTGCACACCGCACCGATCGAGGGCGCCGCGGGCTTCGGCGTCTTCCGGATGTAG